The Vallitalea okinawensis genome includes a window with the following:
- a CDS encoding HD domain-containing phosphohydrolase yields MRFCLNNLILSLSYALDYIEIELLGVASNHSKRVAYISASIARELGYNDQEIFTVISLALLHDIGRCKNWLQKDKIETDRKKYDIQHCEEGQKIIDSLGLYADAKDVILYHHEAYDGSGMFGLSGNQIPLNSQIISLADKIEKLFRVMHSDRESREKIIQFIKDSEGTLFAPVVVESFVKASEKIIFWLELMDDNINKGLRRIMPFYHIDTNWYELRSITSIFGEIIDIKSSFTKNHSALLAESTGIMAEYYKKGKDEMQKLLIAADLHDLGKLVVSNDILHKNSQLNLQEFAKIQEHSYYTRKCLEDIVGFEDITEWAANHHEKLSGRGYPYGKKAHELDFNSRLLMCLDIYQALVEERPYRGSLKHEVAVDMLKELASKGEIDADIVNDIDMVLRH; encoded by the coding sequence ATGAGATTCTGCTTAAATAATTTAATTCTATCCTTATCTTATGCATTGGACTATATTGAAATAGAGCTATTAGGTGTGGCTAGTAATCACTCAAAGAGAGTAGCTTATATTTCTGCATCCATAGCCAGAGAATTGGGGTATAACGACCAAGAGATTTTTACAGTTATCTCCTTAGCTTTACTTCATGATATAGGGCGCTGTAAGAATTGGTTGCAAAAAGATAAGATAGAAACAGATCGAAAAAAATATGATATTCAGCATTGTGAAGAAGGTCAAAAAATCATTGACTCTTTGGGACTATATGCTGATGCTAAAGATGTTATCCTTTATCACCATGAAGCCTATGATGGTAGTGGAATGTTTGGGTTGTCGGGTAATCAGATTCCTCTTAATTCACAAATCATTTCGTTAGCAGACAAAATAGAAAAGTTGTTTAGAGTGATGCATTCAGATCGGGAAAGTCGCGAAAAAATAATTCAGTTTATTAAAGACAGCGAAGGTACTTTGTTTGCACCGGTTGTGGTAGAAAGCTTTGTAAAAGCCAGTGAAAAGATTATATTTTGGTTGGAGTTGATGGATGACAATATTAATAAGGGACTCCGTAGAATTATGCCATTTTATCATATTGATACGAATTGGTATGAATTAAGAAGCATTACTTCTATTTTTGGAGAGATTATAGATATTAAATCCAGTTTTACGAAAAATCATTCAGCTCTATTAGCAGAAAGTACTGGTATCATGGCAGAGTATTATAAGAAGGGTAAAGACGAGATGCAAAAATTACTGATAGCTGCAGATTTACATGATCTTGGTAAGCTGGTCGTTAGTAATGATATTTTACATAAAAATAGTCAATTAAATCTTCAGGAGTTCGCCAAAATTCAGGAGCATTCCTATTATACACGAAAGTGTCTTGAAGATATCGTCGGTTTTGAAGATATTACAGAATGGGCTGCCAATCATCATGAAAAACTGAGCGGAAGAGGTTACCCTTATGGTAAAAAAGCACATGAGCTTGATTTTAACTCGAGACTTTTAATGTGTCTGGACATCTATCAAGCTTTAGTTGAAGAACGACCCTATAGAGGATCTTTAAAACATGAAGTTGCAGTTGACATGCTAAAAGAATTAGCTTCAAAAGGAGAAATTGATGCTGACATTGTTAATGACATTGACATGGTTTTAAGACATTGA